In Candidatus Methylacidiphilales bacterium, the following are encoded in one genomic region:
- a CDS encoding biopolymer transporter ExbD, translating into MRFYTRQRRPLVINLVSLMDILTILLLFFIVTTTFRKNEPEVRINLPESTQGTEETKPTEPVILYATKDQKIFVGTREVQLATLTTELKQTQKELGAPVFALKADEEVPLGFFVKVMDAAKEAGLSDLSLFTEKPGSKP; encoded by the coding sequence ATGCGGTTCTACACCCGCCAGCGCCGCCCCCTCGTCATCAACCTCGTCTCGTTGATGGACATCCTCACCATCCTCCTCCTCTTCTTCATCGTCACCACCACCTTCCGCAAGAACGAACCCGAGGTTCGGATCAACCTGCCGGAGTCGACCCAGGGCACCGAGGAAACGAAACCCACCGAGCCGGTCATCCTCTACGCCACCAAGGACCAGAAAATTTTCGTGGGCACCCGCGAGGTCCAGCTCGCCACCCTGACCACGGAGTTGAAACAGACCCAGAAAGAACTGGGCGCCCCGGTCTTCGCCCTCAAGGCCGACGAGGAAGTGCCCTTGGGCTTCTTCGTCAAAGTCATGGACGCCGCCAAGGAGGCCGGCCTATCCGATCTCTCCCTCTTCACCGAAAAACCGGGATCTAAGCCTTGA
- a CDS encoding GxxExxY protein, with product MHPLYPKAAALTESVIGAAIEVHRETGPGLMESYYERCLIHELQLRHLTCTSQKRVQFTYKGLVIDEPLRFDILIEDCLLVEAKAVETVLPIHKAQLITYMKLLNIPLGLLINFHETTLKKGIHRMILPGANQP from the coding sequence ATGCATCCACTTTATCCCAAGGCCGCGGCCCTCACCGAGTCCGTCATTGGTGCTGCCATTGAGGTCCATCGGGAAACTGGCCCTGGCTTGATGGAATCCTATTACGAGCGTTGTTTGATCCATGAACTGCAGCTTCGCCATCTCACTTGCACCTCCCAAAAACGTGTGCAATTCACCTACAAGGGGTTGGTTATCGACGAACCTCTCCGTTTTGACATCCTCATCGAGGATTGCCTGCTGGTCGAAGCCAAAGCCGTTGAAACCGTTTTACCCATCCACAAAGCCCAACTCATCACCTACATGAAACTTCTCAACATTCCCTTGGGCCTCCTGATCAACTTCCACGAAACCACCCTCAAGAAGGGCATTCACAGAATGATCCTCCCCGGAGCCAACCAACCCTGA
- the def gene encoding peptide deformylase produces the protein MILPIIPYGHAVLRKKGRTVPAITPEIRQLVADMIETMRAAHGVGLAAQQIGQDLQLCVIEITPEVSKERPSRKWVDGKETDPHEHMPLVLVNPVIEMTKKKETGPEGCLSFPGLTADIVRGYRVKVTHQDLEGKTHTFEAAGLLGRAVQHEYDHLQGVLFIDRMDPADRAELKDEIEALRRND, from the coding sequence ATGATCCTCCCCATCATCCCCTACGGCCATGCGGTGCTCCGGAAAAAGGGCCGCACCGTCCCCGCCATCACCCCGGAAATCCGCCAATTGGTCGCTGACATGATCGAAACCATGCGCGCCGCCCACGGCGTAGGCCTGGCCGCCCAGCAGATCGGCCAGGACCTCCAGCTCTGCGTCATCGAAATCACCCCAGAAGTCAGCAAGGAGCGTCCTTCGCGCAAATGGGTCGATGGCAAGGAAACCGACCCCCACGAGCACATGCCCCTGGTTCTGGTCAACCCGGTCATCGAAATGACCAAGAAAAAAGAAACCGGACCCGAAGGCTGCCTCAGCTTCCCCGGACTCACCGCCGATATTGTCCGCGGTTACCGCGTGAAAGTGACCCACCAGGATCTGGAGGGAAAGACCCACACCTTCGAGGCTGCCGGCCTCCTCGGCCGCGCCGTACAGCACGAATACGACCACCTCCAGGGCGTCCTCTTCATCGACCGCATGGACCCCGCCGACCGTGCGGAGTTGAAGGACGAAATCGAGGCTTTGCGGCGAAACGATTGA